Below is a genomic region from Armatimonadota bacterium.
CTTTGGCGGCACAACCTGGCAGTGGCCGCCGCAAGCGCCGGCGCTGCAGGACCGGGCACAGAGCGTGCCAACGCCTACTTCGCGGGCCTCATGCATGATGTTGGGAAGATGATCCTCGCTTCGGAGATCGGCCAGGTCTACTCCGACTGCATCGCCGAGTCCCTCGCCACAGGGAAGGACCTGTACCTGGTTGAGCGTTCCCGTCTGGGCACCGACCACGCGGAAATCGGCGCGGATGCCGCGGAGCAATGGCATTTCGCGCCAGATCTCGTGGAGGCGATCCGCCGGCATCATCAGATCCTGGGTGCCGGCCTCCTGCAGCCCCTGGCATCTCACGTGCTTGTGGGGAACCAGGTGGCCAATGACATGGGTATCGCGCTCATCACCCAGGCACACGCGGATGCCACCATGACGCTCACCACGATGACCACGAGCATTGGCGCGGGGATCATGTCTCGGGCGCGATGGGCGCTGACCAACGAGATGCCGCGAATCGAGGCGATGCTGGGATCAATAGTCTGACCGTCAGGCCCGGTTTGTGTGGAAAAAATGTGAATTAGATGGTGAAAAATCTAAAGAACTGCGTCCTTCTGCCGATAGTATCGTCGATAGCGGCTGTCGACCCCTCGGAGAGAAGTTGGGGTGAGAGCCGCAGCACCACTATCGGCGCAAGGGCAGCCTGGAGTACAGCCGACGCATCGCCGGGTGCACGGTGCGGAGAGCTGCCAGGCGGCGCCGGCCAGGCCTTGACAGGGGGACGCTTCTCATGGCCTACGCCACACGAGCACTTGTCGTGGAAGATGACGACGCTTTGAGGGAATTGACGGCTGAGGTTCTGTCGCGCGACGGATGGGAAGTGGATGGCGCGGCGACGGGTGCAGACGCATACAAGCAGGTGATCGAAACCGACTACAACCTATTGGTGTTGGACCAGCGGCTGCCCGATGCTGACGGGGTGGAGTTGCTGCAGAAACTGCGGGCCGACGGTTACGATGGCCCGGCGGTCATTGTCACGGGATTCCCCACCCTGGAGCGCGCAACCGCCGCTCTGGGTATGGCGGCGACGGACTACCTCGGCAAGCCGCTGGAACCCCGGCAGTTGGTCCTTATCGGCCGCAGAGCCCGGGAGGGGCAGTCCGGCCAGCAGTGGAAATTCCTATGGAAATCCATCGAGAAACGCCACGGATTCCGCCACGTCGTCAGCTGCAATCAGGAAGCCCGGCGCTGTTACATTCATGCCGCCCGGGTAGCCGACAGCACGACCCCCGTCCTGATCGAGGGAGAAACGGGCACGGGCAAGGAGTACCTCGCCCGGGCGATCCACTATATGAGCCCCCGGGCAGAAGCGCCCTTCGTGGCTCTCAACTGCGGCGCGGTGCCCGATACTCTCCTGGAGAGCGAACTGTTCGGCCACGAAAAGGGCGCTTTCACCTCGGCTACCAGCGCGAAGGCCGGCATCTGCGAGATGGCGCACCGGGGGACGCTTTTTCTCGACGAAGTGGGTGAACTCAGCCCGGCTGCGCAGGTGAAACTCCTGCGATTCCTGCAAGAGCGCAGCTTCACCCGCCTGGGTGGCCTGAAGAGTGTGGACGTGGACGTGCGCGTCATCGCCGCCACCAACCGCGACCTGCTGGATGCCGTGGCGCGCGGCCAATTCCGGGAAGACCTCTATTACCGCCTCGCCGTGATGCCCCTGTACCTGCCGCCCTTGCGCGAACGGCCCGAAGACGTGGCACTGTTCGCGAAGCACTTCCTGCGGGATATCCGGAAAGAGCTTGGCCGCGGACCGGCCGAGTTCTCCGACGAAGCCATCCGGATACTCCAGGGCCACCCGTGGTCCGGAAACCTGCGGGAACTGCACAACGTCGTCCAGCGCAGCGCTCTGCTGGCGCCCGGAGAGATCTTGGGGGCTTCGGACGTGTTCCTCGGCGGAGCCTCTCGCGCAGTGTCGGGGAATCCGCGCCAGGCCACGCTGCCCTTCGGGGACGAGCGGATGACCCGCCCGGGCGGCATCATCCGCTCCGGTGGGAGCGAATACTTCGCCCTGGGTCGCGAAGCGGCCTCATAATCCGTCCCAATCCGCTTGTCACCGGCTGATCTCGTAGTACATGGTCTTCCAGTCAGGGCCGATGGTGAAGCTCAGCTTCCCGTCGGCCCGTTGTGCTGGAACCTCACCGAGCACGCTGCCGTCTGCGCCGATGGCCTTCACGGTAAGGCCTTCGACACCGGTTCGGACGGAGATTCTCCCGCGCACCGGGTCGATGAGAATCGGCCCGGAACCGTCGGCGACCTTCTTCTTGCGCAGCAGATTGTATCGGAAGCCTGTATTCTCGGCCCTGCCCACCGCGGCCAGAAGCAGTCTGGAGGATTGGGCGATGGGCTCGTCCGTGAGCGAAGACAAGGCGATGGTCGCGAAGTTCGTCGCGCTGTCCACTGTCAGGTCACTGGTCTGCTGCGGGCCGGCCTCCTGCAGGAAACCGAAGACCGCCTGGCTGCGGGGCGAATCCACCTTGCCGACGCGGTCCGCGATGTTGCGGCTGATCTGGCCCGTATCCGAGACACGGACATCGTCCGGAACTTCCGATGGCTCACTGCATTCGACCACCCGGTCATAGCCCTCGGGCCGGGTGAAGAGCGCGGTGTCGAACCGGGTAATCTCCGACAGGCCGCGGTATGCGGGGGCGTTCCAAGGTCCGGGTGACTGGGCACTCACCGCCAAGCTTTCAGGAATGTGGATCGCCACCTTCTCGCGGGCCGGGTCCACGTCGCCCCGCCGGTAAATCAGCGCGCAGTGGGCGAACAGGCCGAAACGCGCGGGGTCATTGAAAGTCTCGAAGGCTCCCGAAATCCGATCGATCGGCACCGCGGAGCTATGGCGGTACGTGTAGACTGTGAGCCCGTTCCAGTCTTGGAATGCGGAAATCGCTGCGATCCAGACGGGCAGTTCGGCGCGCCATTCATTGGGCCACGGCTCGTCCCACTCACTCACGAAGAACGGTTTGCCCACCACCCGCTGGAATCCGAGGCCATCAAAGATTGTGCCTCGCGAGGCCACCATCGGGTTGTTGCCGAAGGCGCCCTCGGAGCTGGGGTGGTTCCAGTAAGCATGCGAATCCGTGTAGTCCATGTCCCGCAGGGCCGCCAGCAGTGCGGCATTGCGGGTCCAGTTGCTCCCCGTCATCGGCACGCGCACCCCAACCTCGTTCCGCAGGTACTGCTGCATCTCGAGGTAGTAGTTGCGCTGCACCTCCACGAGAAAACGCATCAGCTCATTGGTCTTCACCTGGAAGTTGATGGGCTCGTCGGGAAGCTCGATCTGCTGCTTCTCGGCCCACTCGCGGTACATGGCTTCGAAGCGGGTGCGGTACGGTTCCAGGGTCACCTGCTGGGTGAACAGGTCATTCTCGTTGGCGAACTCCATGAGCGCGATCGCCGGGTCATCCTTGTAGGCTAGCCCGGTATATGGGTTCACGTGGGTCCACAGGTTGCGCGAGAACTCCTTCTGAAGCTCGATCAGCCGCGGGTCGAAGTTGGAGTAGGGCTTTGCGCAGGCGTCAAGCTTGTCCACAGCATCCACTTCGTCCCCGGTCTTGAAATACCGGTTCACAAGCTGGTCGAGGTAGATGTAGATACCCTCGCGCTTCAGGCAGTAGATGAGATAGTCGAAGCGGTCCAGGTTCTCGGCGTCGAATGTGCGGGTATTGTCCACGTCCTTCGGGAAGAAATGGCGTTCCGACCAGGGAGCGTCGGCATGGTGAGTGCGCACCATGTTGATGCCGAACTGCGCCAGACGCCGCGCGATTTTCTCGGCCTGCTCGTGGCTGGGAAAGTTTGCGCCGGCGGAGAAGCACGTGCCCCAGAAGCGCACTTCCTCTCCGGTGTCGGCGAACACGAACTTGCCGTCACGGACAGTCACGAAACCTTTGCTTCCGGCGGGCTTGTGGTTGAGGAAGGACACATCCACCGGCGCGGAGTCCCAGGGAAGCGTGTATGCGACCCAGTCCGACGTATCCGTTTCGCTGGTAGCCAGCGCCTCATTCAGGATCACCTGAAGAGGGGTGTTGAGGCGAAAGGCGAAGGTGCGCTGGACGTTCTCACCGGCCGGGACTTCCTCACCCTGCTCACCCCGGCGGAAGTTGAAGCGGAACTCAACCGTACTGCCGCCCCAGCCTCGATTGTCCTGGATCAGGAGGTTCGAGGGCTGGTCCACGTCCAGCACGAAGCCGGTGTCCTTGCCCGGCGCCACGGTGACTGAACTGACAGGGCCCGCGAAGAGGGTGTTGTCTCCATGCTTCTCGGGGATAGTCAAGGTCTTCTCTCCGTCGGGTGTGGAGAGGAGGACCGCCGCCCCCTGGTAGTCGTCGAGTTGCGCGTTGAATGACACCTGGTACCCGTTCAGGCGCACCGCCTGAGGAAAGCTGAGTCCATACGAGAGCCCCAGTGCACCGTCCGGACGTGCCTGGGCGGTCTCCTGGAAGACCATCGTCGCCCCGGCCGCACCGGGCACCGCAAGCGCCCCCGTGACGAACCTGTTTCGGTCGTCGCCGGACACCTGCACCTGTGCTTGTTCTTGCGAGGCGTAGGACCAGCCCACACCGTGGATTGCCACGAACACGTCGAGAAGCGCATTGTCCCGGGTGCCTATGCGCACCTGCCCCTTGCTCTCCAGGAGGGCGAAAGGCTTCTCGGGGTCAAACACCGCCGGCGGGTTGATGGCATCCACGATTGCGGCCACCTCCGAGGTATTCGCGATGAGGACACGGAACGAGCGGTCGGCAATGAGTGCTGGGCCCACTTGTGCGTTGCCGAAAACGTTGAAGCGCACCTCGTAGTCGCTGGCTCCGTACACACGATTGTCCTGCACCACCACTTGGGCTGTTGCAGCGGATGCGATGACGAAGCTCTTGCCTTCTCCGATCTCCACGGAAAAGGCGCAGGCGGGACCGCTCAGGTTCAGTGATTGCCCCTGTGCCGGGAGAGGCTTGCTCTGACCGGTGCGCCAGAGGGTGGCTTGCCTGCCCTGGAAACGCGCCGCGGGCAGCATGAAGCTGATGTAGGCTCCCTGAATCTCGGTGGACTCCGTGAAACGCAGGGAGTAGTCGGCCTTGAGGGCTTCGCCATCCTGCGTCGCCGTGACCGAGTATGCCAGCCTCCCGGCCAGTTGCGCCGGCAGCCGCACCGCGCCGCGCACCGTATCGCCCTCGCGAGTAGCGCCTTCGGCCTGGGTCTCATTGTTCGCACCGGCCCAGCCCACGGCGTGCATGTTCACGACTGCGCGCGCCAGTGGTTGGCCGTCGGAGACCTTGAGCACGCCGGTGTCGGTTACTTCGAAACTCATGGGCGCAGCGGATGCCCAGAGGGTTGCGAGCAGGACGAACACGGCGATGAACCTGAACATGATTGTCTCTCCTGTGCGGCGTATTCGACGGCGAAAGCTGTCTACCAGCGCCCCGAGGCGAAGGGCCTGCCGCTCCCTGCGACGATGCGGATGACCTGGCTGCCGAAGGAGGGCAGGTCAATGGGCATTCGCAGTGCACCGTCTCGTGATTGCACCGCGATCTCTTCGCCTGTCATCGCGTCGAAGGCCTTATAGGAACCCCTCGGAACACCGAGCTCCAGCGTGCCCTGGCTCGGCCCGAAGAAGCTTACCGCAAAGACAAACAACTCATTGCCATTCCGGGTTCGCATACTCACGTCGAAGAGCGATTCCTGGCGACTTTCCCCCGTGGCATCCTGCTCTGATGTCGCTGCGAACGTCCACTGGGGCTTCACGCCAGCGCCCCGCAGGGCCTCCAGCCACAGGTTCATGCCGGCGATGCCCGGCACTCGCGACCGGTGGGTGGGCCCTATCGCTGACAGGAACCAGTAGACCTGACCCCTGCCCAGGGGGACCCGAACCACCGCCGGACCACCGTTCTCGTCGCGGTGGATGATTTCCCCGCGCCCGGTGCGCAGGTTCCTGACGACGCCCCGGGCGGGTGCGGGTTCACCGGAAGCGCACGGGATGGTGGTTGCAGTGGGCTCGAAGGCGTCGAACGCCAGCCCCCAGCGCTTTTCGCCGCCGCCGGGCAAATGGGTGTAGGGTCGGTAGTTCTCGTCGAACAGCCCCAGCGGACCGTCTACGATGACCGTGCCGCCGGAGCGAGCGAACCGGGCGATCTTCTCCAGGGAACTGTCACGGATCACGTGGCACCAGGGGACTATCAGAACCCGCTTGCCCCTGAGTCGGTCGAGGCCCTCGTCATTGACGCAGTCTACCGGCAGGCCGTTGCGTTCCGTCAGCCAGTACGCGCCATTGTGCCCCAGCACGCCCGCTGCTTCCCAGGTTGCCCCACCGGTCTCCAGGTTATTCGCCAGGGACACATCGTCGCCCATGAAGAGAGCGACGGGTGTCTCCCGGGGCTCCAGCGAGTGGTAATCATACTGCTGGTCGAAGGTCTTGATGTCCGCACTGAACCGCTTGAAGGAAGGGTAGGTGGGGTAGGGCTTGCGGTCCTTGTCGAACAGCCCGAAGACCAGTGGGAGATTGGCGCGTATGCCCTCATAGTAGTAGTTGTAGGTGAAGTAGGTCATGAGCGGGTAGCCGCGTCCCAGCAGCCACCAACCCTGGGCCTCGGGGAGAAGCTCCGGCGAATTGTCCTGCACGTAGAGCTCATGCACCATCAGTGGCTTGCCCCGTGAAGCGAAGATAGAGGCGTTCATGTCGAAGTTCAGGAACAGTTCCGCCGCGTAGCCCAATGTGGTGGGCATCTCGCCCGGCAGGTACAGGTCCATGCCGCCCAGGTCTGCGATCTCGCCCAGGCTGAACAGCACGTGGGTCTCGAAATTGGGCCAGCAGGGCTGCTCGCAGACATCCACCTGGTGCTCGTTGGTTTCGTGGAAGCTCTCGGCGAAACCCGCGTACCAGTCCACCAGCACCGCATCATGCCACCGCTTCCAGCACAGGGCCCGGGGTCGGTCCAGCTCGAACAGCCTGCGCCAGCGGGCGGTGTTGTCCGAGGGCAACTCCATCGCTACCTTCATGATTTTCAGGCGCTCGGCGGCCTCGTCCACATCTGCTGGACTGCCCAGCTGCTCCACCTGCTCCCACTTTGTGTAGTTCGATCCCCATGCGGCATTGAGCGTCGCCAGCGACCCGAACCGCGCCCGCAGGTGGTCGCGGAAGGCCTCGGTGCAGGCCTCGCAGTAGCAGGGCGGGTAGGACAGCCCTTCGCCAGCGATGGTCTGGGCCACCACGGCGGGGTTGTGACGCATGTACTCGCCGAAAACCCGGGCATTGTGCTTCATCCGGGCCAGTTTCGCCGGATCTGCGCACACTGAGCGGTATGAGATCGCCGGACCATTCCAAGCCTTGAACCCGTGGGCGAGTGTGGCGGACATGATCTTGTCGAACTGGTAGGCATTCCCCGCCCCGGCCATGCGCAGGACGTTCACGCCATCGCGCTCCATAGGGATCAGCCAGGACTCGTCGTCCATCGCCGATGTGTATGCGGCCGCGACATCGCACATAGTCCGGCAGTCCTCGCCATCCGAGGTGTGCAGGCGGAAGCGATTGAGCACCGTGAGACGGCCCTCTTCGGTGGCAGTGAGGGTCACGCGGTAGCTGCCGGGCTCCAGGCAACATCCCGTCGGCAACGCCAGCGTCACATCCGCTCCGTCGGCCAGTTCGAGCCGTGTCTGTGCGCTCCCCAAGAGCATGCCGTCGGGGTGCTCGACTTCGGCCCGCAGGTCGCCGCTGAAGCTGCGTCCCAGGCCATTGGCCGCACGCAGATCGATTACCAGCGGCCTTCCTGACAGGTAGATCACGGGGTGGGGATGGGCCGGTTCAACCCGCAGGCCGCTCCGTTGAGGAAGGTTCGCCCGGGCCTCGCGCATGAGCGGGCCGGTTCCGGCAAGCACTCGCAGGGCCCAGGCCTGCAGATAGCCCTCCTCACGGGGCAGGCGAACACGCTGCTGCTCGCCGGGGAAGAGGCGAATGCCCTCGTCGATGACTGTAGACGGCACCGCACCCGCGATGAACCCCTCTGTCTCGAATCCGATGGGCATCGGCCCGTACAAGGGTGCAGGCGCGCTCTTACCGGGCTCCCAGCGCTGGACCGTGATCGTTGCCGGCGCTTGCCCATTGTTCCGAATGTCCAGCGCCCGGGGGTGGGCGATGGTCGCCGAGAGCTCGGGGGCGCTGGTGACCACGGCTATCCGCGCCACTTCGTCCGCGGTGAGGCGCGTGTTGAACAGCTGCAAGTCATCAATCTGCCCCCAGAATGGGAAGCCGCCGCCGGGCGTGTGGCAGCCTACTCGACCGGGCCAGCCGGCCTCGAGTTCCGTCGGGGCAAAGGCCCCGTTTCGCTCACCCACCTTCTTGCCGTCGAGGTAAAGCGTGGCACCCTGTGCGCTGTCCCAGGTCATGCACACGTGGACCCACTTCTCCTGGCTGAGCGGGTTGTCGATCTCCATCACTCCGGTGAGCCAGGGCTTGGCCTTGAGCTTGCCCTCGTGCAGGTAGATGGCGATTTCGTATCCGTCCACCTGGGTATTCCCGGTCTGTTTCATGAAGTCGATGAGGACCCGGGTGGTCTTGTCCGCGCCGGGGTCAAATCCAGCTTTCGCGCGCATGGCGATGGTGCCTGCGGTGACCTGGTGTCCGAAGAACGAGACGGGATTGGGGAGATAGAGCCCGTTTCCACCGGTGCCGGGCAGGCTCAGGACACCGCCTGCGCTGGTGTGCCCGGTTACTACAGCGGGCCAGACCGTCATCCCAACACTGTGCCCGAGGTCGGCCGGGTCCTCGAAGTCGTACCAGGTGGCCATGGGCGGCGGAGCGGGGAAAACAACGGATGGAATGAAGATGGCGAATGTGACCATCAGAAGGCGGACGTAGCGGACCATGGTATTAGCTCCGATCGCGTGTCTTAGCCAGCATCGAGGAGATTCGCCCGTTCTCCCTGCATCTCCTGCCAGCGCTCTCCACCGACACACTCGTGCGAAAGTCACCATCAAAGTCCACAGTAATATAACTTTTGGAGATGAACCTTTTGGCCCGTAGATTTGTCAACGAGAGTCACGGACCTGCAAGCGGCGCTTCAGCGCCACCGGTCCGACAAGTTGCCAGAAGGCAGCTATTCGGAGGGCGAACTGCATGAGGCGTGGATTCACTTTGATTGAGTTGTTGGTTGTCATCGCGATCATCGCGATCCTTGCGGCAATCCTCTTCCCCGTTTTCGCCAGGGCTCGAGAGAAGGCGCGACAGTCCAGCTGTCAGTCGAACCTGAAGCAGATCGGTCTGGCCTATGCCATGTACTCCCAGGACTACGACGAGAGGATCGCTCCGAACTCGATTGGATCGGCCATGGGCACCGTCTGGGTCCCCGGCTTGCTCCAGCCGTACATCAAGAATACCCAGATCTGGGTCTGCCCGTCATACAACACCCTGCAAGCCACTGCTGCCGTGGGTATCCAGGGCGCCACGAATTGCGCCTGCGCCGGCACCTACTACCGCCTGCGCGGCGGGTATGGCCCAAACTACGGTGACACCAGCCGTCTCAACCCCTGGCCCGTTCCCAGCGGCCGGAAGGAGTCGGACATTCCGGCGCCATCAACCACGCTTCTCGTGGCCGACAGTCACTGCGTCGTGGCTTCTCCCCCGGGCGTTTGGCCCTCCGATGGGACCCAGACCTCAGGGAATCTGCCCTACAGCCTGCGTCACAATGAGGGCGCCAACGTCCTATACTGCGACGGTCACGTCAAGTGGCAGGGATACGGCGGAATGGAGCCGTGTACCCTCGGCGGGCCGGCCAAAGGTATGTGGACCATCACCGAGAACGACTAACCGACCACCGGCCGACCACGCGCGGCATGGCGCCCGGAACCTGGAGGCAGGTTCCGGGCGCTGTTGACTCCGACCAAAGAAACCGCAGGCACATCTGGGCGTTCTGTATCCAAGAGAACCGGGCCGGGACTTCGGGGAACGCGCCCGCGAGTTTCTTGCGCTCGGTTCTTGCGGAGTGTATACTGCATTCTGTAGAAGTTTGGGCCGAGAATGAACACAGAGTTGAACCTGGCCCGAACGGATCAGGCCTCGCGAAGCCACAACCGCGCGGGCATCGGGGACGGATGAGATGATCGAGTGTCCGGATTGCGGCGCACAGAACGCTGATAACAGCACATTCTGCATACGCTGCGGCACCCAGTTCTCGGCGCCGAGAGGCCTTGGCCCCCTGGAGTCTCCCCGCCAGGTGGATCCGAGCCGGCTTGTGGATGAGGCCGCCGAACTGTACGCCGCCAACCAGTTGGATGACGCGGCCGAAGCCTGCCACGCTGCTTTGGACATCGATCCGGAGCTCGTATCCGCCCGGGCGCTTCTCGGGATGATCGAAGAGGACCGCGGAAACTACGCCGCGGCGCTTGCGGAGTACGAGGCGGTCATCCGGCTCGCCCCGGAGCGCACGGCGGAGCGCGAGAAAGCCGACCGCATGCGGGCGCTTGTGCGGCGTGAGGCCGGACCGGCAATCCCCGAAGAAGAGAACCGGCTGCGGCGCTACATGCCCGCGCTCATCGCCGTGGGTGCCGCGCTGGTGGTGCTGCTCGTGGGCGGGCTGATCATCTCGGCCGGCGCGCGAGACCGCGCTGACGACACTGCCGCCCTTGACGAAGGTCAGTCCGGCGGCTTCCTCTTGCAGGAAACGAGCCCCCAGGTCGGGCAACCCGCGGCCACCGGTGAGGGCGTGGAATCCCTCAAGACAGGCGGCGGCGTGATCCCGACGACACCGATCGGTGCGACGATCCAGGACCAGACGGCCCAGCAGAAGCCCAACGCCTATCAGCAGGGCCAATCGAACAGCGGAGGTGGCGGGCGATCGCGCACTGCCTCGGTGGAGCCGATCCCCCTGCCGCCACCCACCGTTGACAGCAAGCCCCAGGGCACGGGCCCGCTGACCACCCCAGCGCCTGAGCCGGCGACCACACCCACACCCTCCATACCGGCGCCATCGGCTATCGGGCCGCCCACCGCAAGTGAACCTGAGCCCTTGCCCCAGGAATCCCGGGGTAAGGTGCGTATCTGGGTGGGGGATGACTCGCCGGCGCCTGTGAGCGGGAACCGGGGCGGGGGACAGGCTCCAACTCAGGGCCAGGGTTACCAGGGGCCTTCTCTGTCCCAGCGCGAGCGCTGGTCCGTCAACAGCCGAACCGGCGCGACGGTGACGACTCGCTCGGGCAGCGCCATGGACAGCGATGGAAGCGGCGGCCCCCGGTTCGCCCCCAAAACCCAGTCGAGCTCCGGCGTTGGAGGGACAGCAGGTCGCCTGACCGCTCGCGCCGGTAACGGCGGCAATAATGGCGGCGCTTCCGGACTTCAGTATCAGCCGCGCGCAAGGCAAGGCGGCGGGTACACCGGCTCAGTCATGCCCACCCAGCGAGATGAGACCAACGGAGCTCACGTCCAGCCGCGCAACTACCACGGACCCTCAACCAGTGCGGCCACCCGCCAGCCGGCCCAGACGCGAAGTGCGCCCGTTGCTACTTCGGCCCAGGTGCAGCGCCTGGCGGGAGTGACTCCGTCTCAGCAGGGCGGGTCTTCCGCAGGCAACGGGGCGTCAGGCTCCACAGCATCGGCTTTGAGGGCCCAGGCGCAGCGCGCCCAGGCATCGGGCAACAGCCAGCAGGCCCGCTTGCTCTACAAGGCCGCCATCGAGGGCTACGCTCGCGAGGCAGCAGCCAATCCCGCCAGAGCCGCTTCCAGCCGCAGTGCCATTGACAGTTGCCAGCGATCTCTCGATGCCCTGGATGCATCTCAATGAGGATCCAGTTGCACGTGTCATCCCTGTTGCTTGCGGCCATCCTGTGCGGGCCCGTGATTGCGCAGCCCGATGCTCCGGCTGCCGTTGGCGAAGCCGACGCTGAAGGGGCTCCGGCGGTTGAGGCACAGGACCCGGCGATTGCCCTTTTCACAGAGACGGAAACGGCCGTTGTGGGTGCCTTGGCGAAAGGCGAGTACGATCGGGCACTGCTGGTGGTTGACGGCGCGTATGCTCGCGGCCTGCCTGCGGCCAAGGTTCACCTCCTCAAAGCGCGCGTTTACGCTGCAAAGCAGGACCTGGCTGCGGAGGAGCAGCAACTGCGCGGCGCGCTGCACCAGGACCCGGCTCTGGTGGAGGCCTGCCTGCGGCTCGCGGCGATCCAGGAGAGCAGGGGATTGTGGCTGGAATCGGCCGACCTGTATCGGCAGGCCATCGCATCGGCACCGGGGCAGGCGGGGGCGTACCTGAAGCTGGCGCGTCTCCTGCAGGAACGCGAGCGGCTCCAGAACGCCATCGAGGTGCTGTTGGATGCGCGTAAAGCAATCCCCGATGACGTGAACGTGCTTTTCGCCCTGGCGAGCGCCCGGGAATATGTCGGGCAGTATGAGCAGGCCCGGGTGGACTACCAGCAGGTCGCCAGGAT
It encodes:
- a CDS encoding HDOD domain-containing protein: MISASSTRPVDNVLQRIPPFPTALVSILHSCSASDPSVADIAQAVSMEEVLAAKVVRAANAAALAPVHPVDNVADAVSRLGASAIRGMASAYFLGNVFSGAFSQSGLDREALWRHNLAVAAASAGAAGPGTERANAYFAGLMHDVGKMILASEIGQVYSDCIAESLATGKDLYLVERSRLGTDHAEIGADAAEQWHFAPDLVEAIRRHHQILGAGLLQPLASHVLVGNQVANDMGIALITQAHADATMTLTTMTTSIGAGIMSRARWALTNEMPRIEAMLGSIV
- a CDS encoding sigma-54-dependent Fis family transcriptional regulator — translated: MAYATRALVVEDDDALRELTAEVLSRDGWEVDGAATGADAYKQVIETDYNLLVLDQRLPDADGVELLQKLRADGYDGPAVIVTGFPTLERATAALGMAATDYLGKPLEPRQLVLIGRRAREGQSGQQWKFLWKSIEKRHGFRHVVSCNQEARRCYIHAARVADSTTPVLIEGETGTGKEYLARAIHYMSPRAEAPFVALNCGAVPDTLLESELFGHEKGAFTSATSAKAGICEMAHRGTLFLDEVGELSPAAQVKLLRFLQERSFTRLGGLKSVDVDVRVIAATNRDLLDAVARGQFREDLYYRLAVMPLYLPPLRERPEDVALFAKHFLRDIRKELGRGPAEFSDEAIRILQGHPWSGNLRELHNVVQRSALLAPGEILGASDVFLGGASRAVSGNPRQATLPFGDERMTRPGGIIRSGGSEYFALGREAAS
- a CDS encoding beta-galactosidase → MVRYVRLLMVTFAIFIPSVVFPAPPPMATWYDFEDPADLGHSVGMTVWPAVVTGHTSAGGVLSLPGTGGNGLYLPNPVSFFGHQVTAGTIAMRAKAGFDPGADKTTRVLIDFMKQTGNTQVDGYEIAIYLHEGKLKAKPWLTGVMEIDNPLSQEKWVHVCMTWDSAQGATLYLDGKKVGERNGAFAPTELEAGWPGRVGCHTPGGGFPFWGQIDDLQLFNTRLTADEVARIAVVTSAPELSATIAHPRALDIRNNGQAPATITVQRWEPGKSAPAPLYGPMPIGFETEGFIAGAVPSTVIDEGIRLFPGEQQRVRLPREEGYLQAWALRVLAGTGPLMREARANLPQRSGLRVEPAHPHPVIYLSGRPLVIDLRAANGLGRSFSGDLRAEVEHPDGMLLGSAQTRLELADGADVTLALPTGCCLEPGSYRVTLTATEEGRLTVLNRFRLHTSDGEDCRTMCDVAAAYTSAMDDESWLIPMERDGVNVLRMAGAGNAYQFDKIMSATLAHGFKAWNGPAISYRSVCADPAKLARMKHNARVFGEYMRHNPAVVAQTIAGEGLSYPPCYCEACTEAFRDHLRARFGSLATLNAAWGSNYTKWEQVEQLGSPADVDEAAERLKIMKVAMELPSDNTARWRRLFELDRPRALCWKRWHDAVLVDWYAGFAESFHETNEHQVDVCEQPCWPNFETHVLFSLGEIADLGGMDLYLPGEMPTTLGYAAELFLNFDMNASIFASRGKPLMVHELYVQDNSPELLPEAQGWWLLGRGYPLMTYFTYNYYYEGIRANLPLVFGLFDKDRKPYPTYPSFKRFSADIKTFDQQYDYHSLEPRETPVALFMGDDVSLANNLETGGATWEAAGVLGHNGAYWLTERNGLPVDCVNDEGLDRLRGKRVLIVPWCHVIRDSSLEKIARFARSGGTVIVDGPLGLFDENYRPYTHLPGGGEKRWGLAFDAFEPTATTIPCASGEPAPARGVVRNLRTGRGEIIHRDENGGPAVVRVPLGRGQVYWFLSAIGPTHRSRVPGIAGMNLWLEALRGAGVKPQWTFAATSEQDATGESRQESLFDVSMRTRNGNELFVFAVSFFGPSQGTLELGVPRGSYKAFDAMTGEEIAVQSRDGALRMPIDLPSFGSQVIRIVAGSGRPFASGRW
- a CDS encoding DUF1559 domain-containing protein — protein: MRRGFTLIELLVVIAIIAILAAILFPVFARAREKARQSSCQSNLKQIGLAYAMYSQDYDERIAPNSIGSAMGTVWVPGLLQPYIKNTQIWVCPSYNTLQATAAVGIQGATNCACAGTYYRLRGGYGPNYGDTSRLNPWPVPSGRKESDIPAPSTTLLVADSHCVVASPPGVWPSDGTQTSGNLPYSLRHNEGANVLYCDGHVKWQGYGGMEPCTLGGPAKGMWTITEND
- a CDS encoding zinc-ribbon domain-containing protein is translated as MIECPDCGAQNADNSTFCIRCGTQFSAPRGLGPLESPRQVDPSRLVDEAAELYAANQLDDAAEACHAALDIDPELVSARALLGMIEEDRGNYAAALAEYEAVIRLAPERTAEREKADRMRALVRREAGPAIPEEENRLRRYMPALIAVGAALVVLLVGGLIISAGARDRADDTAALDEGQSGGFLLQETSPQVGQPAATGEGVESLKTGGGVIPTTPIGATIQDQTAQQKPNAYQQGQSNSGGGGRSRTASVEPIPLPPPTVDSKPQGTGPLTTPAPEPATTPTPSIPAPSAIGPPTASEPEPLPQESRGKVRIWVGDDSPAPVSGNRGGGQAPTQGQGYQGPSLSQRERWSVNSRTGATVTTRSGSAMDSDGSGGPRFAPKTQSSSGVGGTAGRLTARAGNGGNNGGASGLQYQPRARQGGGYTGSVMPTQRDETNGAHVQPRNYHGPSTSAATRQPAQTRSAPVATSAQVQRLAGVTPSQQGGSSAGNGASGSTASALRAQAQRAQASGNSQQARLLYKAAIEGYAREAAANPARAASSRSAIDSCQRSLDALDASQ
- a CDS encoding tetratricopeptide repeat protein, producing MRIQLHVSSLLLAAILCGPVIAQPDAPAAVGEADAEGAPAVEAQDPAIALFTETETAVVGALAKGEYDRALLVVDGAYARGLPAAKVHLLKARVYAAKQDLAAEEQQLRGALHQDPALVEACLRLAAIQESRGLWLESADLYRQAIASAPGQAGAYLKLARLLQERERLQNAIEVLLDARKAIPDDVNVLFALASAREYVGQYEQARVDYQQVARMDTGKTRLAALMKVGDISVKLEDYGVAVGYYRAAVAEGVILTPESYGRVALATDRAIWKLFDDQWRPFQDYLDNKDPAMEREEVYLRATEALAECNEINAFIDSVHAPKAMAALHAQRRLLYSLICETLVNAVSYLDTGDAVLAQDALDRRQDADLAKKTVDQGAASPEG